GGTCCACGAATGTCTGTCCATGTCCAAACCAGAAGCACTTTTGTAGCTCAGCTTTTAGATTCTGGAAATTTTGTAGTACGACTTTAGTGGCCGTTGACAGAGGACTAATTTCTAATTTATTTGGATTGAATTCAGAATTTCAACGGGATAAAAATGGGCATTATTTCACACAGCACGTTCTGAATTCGATTTTTGGCCTGTGAATCGCATGATGGTGGCCAAGAATAGGCAGAAATGCTTATGTGAATCTTCCGGATTACTAAATGATGGATTGCCGTTGTTGGattatgtggccaagtggccatatACTTTAGATTAAACAAACCAAAGGTGGACAACAcctttccttgttttggggaggaAAATAGGGAAAAGGTTTTTTGTCTTGGTCCATGGGAAGTCACGGTTGAGGTTTTGAATAATAAGTTTTGGTTGTAATGAGAAGTAAGAGTGGgatagaagagaagaaaatagagtgcagaaaattgagagagccgaagagaagagagggagagaaagaaggtacTGCTACAGTACCATTTTCAGAGAAGGGGTTGTTGTTCCTTTCATTGGATAAttctcactccatcaaagtgttattgttgtaatagctttgagctttgtatagagaagaaattaatcactatatttctttctctatttgtttctttagagtgtgagttattgggttatttgggttgtgagattgccaacactttgtaaactcccatttggttgatagtggattcttgggtgagctcctactgctccgaggacgtactccagttacactgactgttgaggaacctcgttaaaatcttggtgtctttaatattttgttcttgcattttatttgatatatttcctgtgggttagcttgagttggttccacaagggtttggtgctatcctagcacaacagcCGTCACAAAGTCACCAGCTAGttcatttttaaaaaataaaaagttacaaAAAATGGGAGAATTTAGTAAAGGAGAAAGTGGGTTGTGTACCACATGATGGtattattatgattatataTGGTTTTGGAATAAACTGCTACCTCCTGAACTTTCACTTAGTTTACGATTTTCCTCTTACCATTAGTTTTCCATAGATTTCATCTAAACTAGCGTTAATTCTTATCATGTGCACATCACGTGTATCTCCTTTGAGAGCATAAGTGTCACTTTGTTGATCAAGAGCATTTATCCATTCACCGTTCAATTTGCTCTTCTCAATATCGCTTGTATTAATTTCCAAACCAGAACAACGTTACAAGAAGCAAATGTAGAGAATGGGGATCAATCTAAGAAACCCCAGCAGCACATCATATTTACAATTACAATTTTACACATGGACAATGAAATCTTCTTCCTCACATAGTTTACACCTTCCACAACTGAAAACACAGCAATTACAAGGTGGAGCAGGAATCTAAAGCAGTTCTACTTCCCGATGGGGACCACAGCAATCCTGAATGTAGAATGTTTTCCTTCCCGATGGCAAAGGCATAACAATCCTTCTAGCGGAAGATATCAAATGGAAAGTCCGACTTCCAATCATAGCTATGGCCACTTTCTGGAATGGCAAATACCCGGCTTATTTAACTCGTGGATATTCACATGAAtctttacttttctataagctgCAGGGGTCAGGGGATTTGATCGAGACAATAGGTGGCGGTTGTAGCTCAAAGAACGATTTTGCACCTTCTCCAAGGCTACCTATGCATATCGTATCGGACTCGGCTTTTCAGCTCTCCCAATTCTCATACTCTTATCTTCTTCTATTTATGCGGTCatggttaaatcacgtcaacattttatatcattattgctttcttattatctctataaaaaaatcaatataatatattgacgtggcttaatcgtgaccgcacaaaatagaagGGAATGAGAGTGTATGAAaactgggagggcagagaagccgggTCCTATCGTATCGCCCCGACCATGCCAGGTGCCATGTTGGAGACTTGGACATTGTTCATCTCCAATGTTCTGGATTCCTGCTCATAGTGTAAGAATAGCATCCATAAGTTTCAAAAAATTAGATAATTAATCAGAATTATAAGATCTGTCCATAATTTAGGCATAGGTTCTCGAAGGATAATCACCTGACATAATGTACAGCACGGGCAGATGAGATGGTAGATGCAATCATCCAAGGAACTATCACTACCCTGAAAATAACAGGCATTGCCCGCAACAATGTTAGGGTAGTTTGTGTATAACCACGAAAACGATTAGAAGGCAAGGATTAGAATAACCATAGATTCATGAAACAATTCATTACAATTGCAATGATCGATCATATAGCAGTAACAGCACCCTCTCCACGAGGAGGGAAAAGCAAACCATCTAACCTAGCACACCCAGTTTCCGAATTTTTGTATACCTAGTGTTGCTTTTCTTCCTTGAGTAACCAATTTAAGTCATTAGACTTGAACATTGTTAATTAGAAGAATTAGTAAGGGATAGTAACGAGGCAAATACTAATATAACAAAGAGAAACACCAATTCAGGTAACAGCATATATTAACGGTTGGTTCTATCGTTATTTTCGAGTCTTCTTGGTGTAGGACCTACTTTCTTTGCAATcttgtttattttaaaatattcatTTCGTACTCTTTTTTATTAGCTGTATGTTCTGAATTCATTCCTGTAATTGCATATTTCATTATATtcaaatttacatattttatttacGTTCGTTCTATCGTTATAATTTTTATGCATGTTTAAAATGACTTCATCATCCTCGAATGTTGGTCAGCGTATATCCATTGTAATATATGGGATATCAGGGTTGGATGTGTCACATTATCCAAGACAATTCAACAAGACTTGAGTGGATCCCAGAATGCTGACTAGAAATGTGGTTTTCGTCTTCCAAATACCGATTGACgaaaagtagcacatgttggGTAAAATTCAAAGCAGGACCGCTGTCAACACTATCATTAATGTACACGGAAAAACAAGTGCGGTCAAGTCCGATGGCTTGCGGTCAAAATCCGATGGTTTTGAGCTATATGAGGGTAGGATTCTTTGGTAGTCCAATGGCTTGGGCCTCTGATCGTCTAATTCTCTATTGCCCACTCAGATGCTGTAATTGTGCCAAGGGTTTGATACATGCATCTGCCAAGAAAATGTTACTGAAAGCTTTGCTTGTTTTTTCCCTCATCTTCCCATTTTGCACATCCATTGACACCATAGAAATGGACCAAAATGTAAAGGATGGTGATCTTCTGGTGTCCAAGGAAAACATCTTCGCATTAGGGTTCTTCAGCCCCAGAAACTCCAGCTCCAGGTACGTCGGAATTTGGTATGCtcaaaaagatgaaaaagatcaAAAGGCAGTGGTTTGGGTAGCAAACAGAAACGACCCCATCAATGATACCTCCGGTGTCCTAACTATAGACAGGTATGGGAGACTGCTTCTTTATTCTAACAATATGCAGAACGTTCCTGTGTGGTCTACAAATGTGACGGTTCAAACTGCGAGCACTAGTTGCAGGGCTCAGCTTTTAGATTCTGGAAATTTAGTTCTTTTCCGGGATAATAAAAGCAAAAATTTTATGTGGCAGAGTTTTGATTATCCTACAGATACTCTCCTTCCGGGTATGAAACTAGGCGTGAATTGGAAATTGGGGATAGAATGGGTCTTAACATCTTGGAAGTCACAAGATGACCCTGGAACTGGGGAATACACCTATAGGCTCTATTCCAATCAGACTGCCACCCCCGaagttttaactttttataaagGTTTGACTCCGCATTGGCGAGCTGATTTAGTGGACGTGGGGCGATCTGATCCACTGGACGTGGGGCGATCTGATCCACTGGACGTGGTTACTTTTGTCAGTAATCAGGACGAAAtgtattactttcttaaaaacgATAGCACTTCAACAAGGGTGGTGTTGAAGGATTCTGGGTTACTGCAACACCTCAGGTGGAACAATGCGGATAGAGAATGGAAGGAACTATGGTCTACGCCAAAATATCGGTGTGACCAGTATGGAGAGTGCGGTGCCAACAGCAAATGTAGCCCTGACAATATCAATTCGTTTGAGTGTGAGTGTCTGCCAGGGTATGAACCGAAGTCTGTCAATGATTGGAAGATGAGAGATGGTTCGGACGGGTGTGTGAGTAAACGACTTGCGGTATCAAAGTGTAGGAACGGAGAAGGGTTCATGAAAGTGGCACGAGTTAAAGATCCAGACACAACCAAAGCAGCACGGCTGAAAAAAGGTATTAGTATCAAAGAGTGTGAGCAGATGTGCTTAAGCAATTGTTCTTGCACTGCATATACGGTCATAGAATCTGAAGGGCGCAGTGATTGCTTGACATGGTATGGTGAGTTGCTGGACATTTTAGTGTACACACAGCTAGGGCGAGATCTACATGTACGTGTGGACAAAATCGAATTAGGTACCACTTCTTGCCATGGAAAAGTTGCATTATAAATTTTTGGAATTTGTGGAACTTACTGTACTActggttttgttattttttaatcCTTTATCCCACTCTTATGTGTagcagaaaattcaagaaattcGAAAGGTTTTCTTAGAAGCAGGGGTATGCTGGCTATTCTGATGTTGTCTGTTGTTCTAGCATTGGTACTGATGGTTGCGTTGACCTGTTGGAGGATTAGGAAACAGAGGAAGACAAAAGGTAAGAAGTAGTCAGCGATTTTGAATTCTCGAACGGTTTCATCAAATAAAAGCACTCCACTTGTAATGCTTGTGCAGTTTGTAAATCATATCAAAGCACTGCCATTAGATAGAATCCATACGCACAAGCTCGATGTAAAACTTATATTTCTATATCGTTTGTCAATGAAAATAGAACAGTGAGAAGAAAATGCAGACAATGATTTCTTTTATTGTTAGCAGTTGAGATCGAAGAAACTAGGAGACATCCCGAATTGCAATTTTTCCATCTGAGAACGATAATTGCAGCTACGAACAACTTCTCTCCCGTCCAAAAACTTGGCCAAGGTGGTTTTGGCACTGTTTATAAGGTTAGTCCCACTTTCGAAGAGTTACAAATTTCATTATTAAGGAATAATCACAACATAATAGCTTCACAAAATAAGTGATGATTATGTGGAAGCTTAATGATAAAActgaatgaaaacttcagggTGTGTTACGAAATAATCAGAATATTGCTGTAAAAAGATTATCCAGAGCTACAGGACAAGGAGTTGAAGAATTCAAAAATGAAGTTGCATTGATAGCGAGACTTCAACACAGGAATCTTGTGAAACTTTTAGGCTGTTGCATAAAGGGAGAAGAAAGGATGTTAGTCCTGGAATACTTGCCGAACAAAAGCTTGGACTACTTTCTTTTCGGTATGTCTATAGAGGAAAGATTCATTTGTTCACGCCATTTCTCAAACTATGAAGCATATCTTAGTCGAATATGTTACATTTATCTGCACAATTAAAGCCAAATATCTTGATGCAGATCACACAAAAAAGTCCTTGCTGGATTGGCAAAAGCGATTCGAAATCATCAACGGGGTTGCTCGTGGGGTTTTGTatcttcaccaggattcaagaCTTAGGATTATTCATAGGGATCTAAAAACCAGCAATGTCCTTCTAGACGCTGagatgaacccaaaaatctcaGATTTCGGCATGGCAAGAATCTTCCATGGGGACCAACTCCAGGATACGACCAACAGAGTTGTCGGAACATAGTAAGAATCGTTATAAACTCACCCTCCATTAGCTCTTTCATCTCTTACTATTCTTTGGCTGTAacgttttattttctttatatgCTTAATACAGTGGCTATATGTCACCGGAGTATGTAGTGTTTGGGAGATATTCAACCAAATCAGATGTTTTTAGTTTTGGGGTCATATTATTGGAGATTGCAAGCGGCAAGAAAAACAGCAGTTGTTATCAAGAGGATCATTTCGTAAACTTAATAGGACATGTGAGTAACACAAATTGTGCAAACAACCAACCCTTTTTATTTACTCATCCCATACATGTTTAAAATGAACTGTCAACTACAGGTTTGGCAGTTGTGGAGTGAAGACAGAGCCTTAGAAATTGTGGATTCGTCATTGGAGTCATACGCGCTCGACGAAGCCATGAGATGCATTCAGGTCGGGCTCTTGTGTGTCGAAGAAGAGTCGAAGAATAGACCATCCATGTCAGCTGTTGTTTTTATGTTGAGCGGCGAAGCATCTGCTCCATCTCCTCAGCAGCCTGCATTTGCCTTGAGAAAAAATTCATGCGGCGATGCTGTTGTTCCTTCAGTTTCTGAAGGATCGTGTTCTATCAACGACGTGACAATAACTAAATTCGAAGGTCGATAACTAAATTCTGATGTCATCTGTGATGAAACATGGTCTTTCGGGAACTGAATCATATACATTGAAATGAGACTTTAGTTATATAGGCTATTTCATACACTTTCAAATACCTCTTGGATGTATCTAATAATACAGAACTCTTTCCAACAGTTATGTCGCCTAATCAAAAcgtaatattaattaaaaacttaggggggtgtattcaattaggattttgagggattttaattcttttaatgaatctaaggGTATTCAATCATgaatttaagtgattctctgaaattcaatgtgtattcaatcaagattttaagatagtttatgaaaatccttagaaatccgggtgtattcaattagaattttaaagaagtttataacattccaggtgtattcaattagaatttgattttaaagaatttgagaaagttgaggaattagagggaattggagagatttcgtagtgtattttgagcatccacaaatctcacatcccccaagagatttcgagggaattgaatcaaaattttacatggaatctctacaaatcaattaaactccataaaaatccattaaaatctctcaaattctcaattgaatacaccttccTTAATCCAAAACCTAAAATCAGTTAATATACTAATTAAAATTACACCTATTGGAGACCTTGTGTTCCCCGATGTGGGATAATTGAGGCATAAAATTCGAACAGAttccaacaggatcctcttcaGATTCTTTTAGTGAGGATTCTGATGATTCGTGAATCGTGTccatttatcgtacatcgtacggtcaatttttgtcaaatactgtttgtgtttaattttaaataaaaatatttaaaataatttataattgtacgatgtacgatgaacggataaaattgacaatccttgggatcctcacaaaaagtATCCGGCTAGGATCCGGATTCCAACAGATTATTCTTTGACGAAACTGATTTGACTGTCAACATCCAAAGTCTACTTGGTTTGAGTCGTGCTTGCTAGGTGCCGGGTAAACTCTTCAAACAAGCAGCAATAATTCCAACAGAAAAACATAAACATCAGCGGTAATAGTCTCTAGTGTATACCTTTTATTCTGCAGGTATGTTGTTGCACATGTACATCGGTCAGGACAACAAATTTTGCTCACTATTTTCACTTCGAGAAGTTTAGTGTGTGGGGTGAAATGATCGAATCATGAGTTGGGGATAGAACATGTAAAATTCTAGTTGTTTTTATATACAATGGTTGTGAATATCTTTGTAAATTGTAATGTTATAGATGCTTGTGGTTGTGGgctgttttaattttatgaaaaaataattttttgtttagccTCAATCTTAATTTGTAGGTGACAACTTTGTCAGAACTGGGCACTAAAGGACATTTACTTGTGCTTACACTTTTTGGCACAACATACCTTATTGTGCTCTTTGATCAAAGGCTACGCCTATAGAGGGCACAAATAGAAATATAGTTGATGCACTGTTGCTATTGGTCTATGGACACAATTGTTGGTGCTCTTTGGCCTCAAAGGACACATATAATTTATTGTGTGcagtgcccatattttttgtaGTGTGCAGGTTTGGTAGCTCTGGAGAGAAGACAGAGCATTAAAAGTTGTGGATTCATCGGTAGAGAGTAGAGACCTTTCAGTCGAATGAGTAATGCAACGCATTCAAGTTGGCTTCTTATGCGTGGAAGAAGATTTGAAGGACCGACCAACCATGTCAGCCTTTTTTGTTGAGTGTTGTGAAACATCTCCTCCATCTCCTAAACAGCCTGCATTTGTCTTCAGAAAAAGTTCATGCGATGATGATGCGGATCCATTAATTCCGAAAGGGTCAGGTTCTATTAACGACTTAACAATAATTGCATTTGAAGCTCGTTAGTTGTTAATGATGCAGGCTATTTGAAGCTTGTTCCGAAAGGGTCAGATAATGCACGTGTTGTTACACCCACCCCaagttataaaaatataattatgtaattaTCCCCTAAATCTTATGAATCTATCAATTTAGTCCTATTTTGACTACCCAATCAGGATTATTCCcaagctgccacgtggcagaaaCCCAAgacttctctcttttctctctctgtccCCTGCCACTCCCGTGAACCcccattttcttcctctttctgtctctcccttctctccctTTCGgatccctcatttctctctctctcttttccgagacacacatacacacacacacacacacacccagtTACCTCATCTACGAGGAAGACGCCGCCATCATCAATCCCTCgtccttctttctctctctttcccgtgCTACGAGGAAGAACCCAGAAACGAACTCTGGCGAGATTTCTATtcctccggttaggtaagcctcGATTTCCCTCTATTTCGTCCTAAATTCATGCGAGAATGTGTTTTAATGGGTTGTACCTTGTTAATTTCGAAGTTTTAGAACAAAACCAGGTCGGGTGAAGGCACACCTAGCTCCGGCGAGGCCGTGGGTGTCGAGGGAATCTCCGGTCATCTCCGGCCGTTCTACGGCAAAAGGAAGGTATAAAGTTGTTCCTCTAGTCTTGTACTTCGatttgatacctagatcggacCCTAAAAGCTAGGTTTGAGGccggccggagctgtagaagctctaGCGTTCTTCTCCGTCGACGCCAGCCTTTCAGGCCGTTTCTTAGTCActcgggccttaggcccgtggTGAGTCTAGCCCAAACCCATAACtcagtttctttttattttatttaattgttttaataacCCAAGAGGCCTTCGGGCCGTTATGTTTAGGGCCTGTAGCCCATTAGACCAACCCAAAacctttttaggttttttttatttttgttttacaaattAAGGCCCTTGGGCCATTTTTATTCAGGGCCTTAGGCCCGAGTGTTTAGAAACCTTTATAGTTAAGGCCCTTGGGCCATTTAGAGCTTGGGCTTTCAGCCCTTTCCCAAACCCATTAACCTCAATCTAAACCCAAAATCCTTAGGGCCCAATCGGCCCAACCCAATCCAAGCCCAGTCTGACCTTTGACCCAGTTGACCGTTGACTAGGTCAACGGTCAGCAATGTCCTTCTAGACGCTGAGATGAACCCGAAAATCTCAGATTTCGGCATGGCAAGAATCTTCCATGGGGACCAACTCCAGGATATGACCAACAGAGTTGTCGGAACATAGTAAGAATCGTTATAAACTCACCTTCCATTAGCTCTTTCATCTCTTACTATTCTTTGGCTGTAacgttttattttctttatatgCATAATACAGTGGCTATATGTCACCGGAGTATGCAGTGTTTGGGAGATTTTCGACCAAATCGGATGTTTTTAGTTTTAGGGTCATATTATTGGAGATTGTAAGCGGCAAGAAAAACAACAGTTTCTATCAAGCGGATCATTTCCTAAACTTAATAGGACATGTGAGCAACACAAATTGTGCAAACAACCAACCCTTTTTATTTACTCATCCCATACATGTTTAAAATGAACTGTCAACTACAGGTTTGGCAGTTGTGGAGTGAAGACAGAGCCTTAGAAATTGTGGATTTGTCATTGGAGTCATACGCGCCCGACGAAGCCATGAGATGCATCCAGGTTGGGCTCTTGTGTGTTGAAGAAGAGTCGAAGAACAGACAATCCATGTCAGCTGTTGTTTTTATGTTGAGCGGCGAAGATCTGCTCCATCTCCTCAGCAACCCGCATTTGCCTTGAGAAGAAATTCATGCGGGATGCTACAGTTCCATTACTTTCCAATGGATGGTGTTCTATCAACGACGTGACAATAACTAAATTCGAAGGTCGATAACTAAATTCCGATGTCTGTGATAAAACATGGTCCTTCGGGAACTGAATCATATACGTTGAAATGAGACTTCAGTTATATAGGCTATTTCATACATTTTCAAATACCTCTTGGATGTATCTAATAATACAACTCTGTCCAGCAGTTTGTTTCCTAATCAAAACATTTTtgatattaattaaaaatttaatccgAAACTAAAATTAGTTAATATACGAGTTAAAATCACACCTATTGGAGAACTTGTGTTCCTGATGTGGGACAATTGAGGCATAAAACTCCAACAGATTATTCTTTGACGATACTGATTTGACTGTCAACATCCAAAGTCTCCTTGGTTTGAGTCGTGCTTGCCAGGTGCCGGGTAAACTCTTCAGACAAGCAGCAGAAATTCcaacaaaaacataaacatcAACGACAATTCTTCTGTCAAATTATAAAAGAGACGGCTAAAGTCTCACTTCTAACAACATCGAtattgttttcaattttgttaCCACCTTCACAATCCGACATGTGTGAAGTTTATTACAAAATGTCACGGTATTAGTTGGAATCAAACCAACACGTGACTGTACGGGCCTGCTCGTTGGCTCTGATACAATGTCAAATTATCATAGAGATGAGCCAAAGTCTCACTTCCAACAATACCAATATTGTCCCTAACTTGTTAATTACCACCAGCATAGTCAGACTAGTGtgagattttatcacaaaaaaactTCGGTATTAATTGGGATTCTTCAGGCCCGACAACTCCAGTAGTTCCAAGTACGTCTGAATTTGGTACGCAGACAAACTTGAAAAAAATAGTTGTTTGGGTGGAGTGGCAAACAGAGACAATCCCAtcaatgagagatttttcagtgtagagaaatttttaattgtgacgatGGTATacctaggggtgggcaaacaggTCCTGGACCCGTGGGTCGGGACGGGTCCAAAAATTCGAAACACCAAACGGGGTGGGTCTATGAAATTAGAGGGGAGGGGCGGGTCCAAAAATAAGAAGGAACGAGCCCTCGACGAGGGCCGTTTGTAGCATATGAGATAATGGATTTGATTAGTGTGACACCGTGGGCCTCGACTTACAAGGTTGCCCACCAAATTGGACCAGATTTAGGAGGCCCTTAAGGTCTCTGGAACCATCCTCTCAGATACGTTGAAATGAGATTTCATCGAGAACTGAATCATATACGTTGAAATGATCCATCGGGAACTGAATCATATACGTTGAAATGAGATTTCAGTTATATAGGCTATTTCATACACTTTCAAATACCTCTTGGATGTATCTAATAATACAGAACTCTTTCCAACAGTTATGTATcctaatcaaaacgtttttaatattaattaaaaacttaatccgAAATTAAAATCAGTTAATATACTAATTAAAATTACACCTATCAACATATTATTCTTTGACTAGGTAAGAGATCCCCTTTGGATTTAATCCACTAAAACCatcggatcaagtgatccgagCCTTCCAAATTTCATCTAATGATAAAAAGTTATCATAGTTTTTAAAGAATCAAAATAGGTGAGCCTTtggataaaatttaaaagaacCGATCACTTGATCTGGTGGCCTTGGTGGAAAGAGATCCTCCCTTTGACAAAACTGATTTGATTGTCAAGATCCAAAGTCTCCTTGGTTTGAGTCATGCTTGCCAGGTGCTGGGTAAACTCTTCAGACAAGCAGCAGAAATTCcaacaaaaacataaacatcAGCGACAATTCTTCTGTCAAATTATAAAAGAGACGGCTAAAGTCTCACTTCTAACAACACCGGTATTGTTTTCAATTTAGTTACCACCTACACAGTCCGACATGTGTGaagttttattacaaaatgtCACGGTATTAGTTGGAATCAAACCAACACGTGACTGTACGGGCTTGCTcgttggctctgataccatatcaAATTATCATAGAGATGAGCCAAAGTCTCACTTCCAACAATATCGATATTGTCCTCAACTTGTTAATTACCACCGGCACAGTCAGACCAGTGtgagattttatcacaaaaaaactTCGGTATTAATTGGGATTCTTCAGGCCTGACAACTCCAGTAGATCCAGGTACGTCGGAATTTGGTATGCAAACAAACCTGAAAAAAACAATTGTTTTGGTGGCGTGGCAAACAGAGACAATCCCATCAacaagagattttttagtgtggagaaatttttaattgtgacgggaacacaggTGATATACCtagggtgggcaaacgggtcctg
This genomic interval from Malus domestica chromosome 05, GDT2T_hap1 contains the following:
- the LOC103412873 gene encoding G-type lectin S-receptor-like serine/threonine-protein kinase At1g11410 isoform X2; its protein translation is MYTEKQVRSSPMACGQNPMVLSYMRVGFFGSPMAWASDRLILYCPLRCCNCAKGLIHASAKKMLLKALLVFSLIFPFCTSIDTIEMDQNVKDGDLLVSKENIFALGFFSPRNSSSRYVGIWYAQKDEKDQKAVVWVANRNDPINDTSGVLTIDRYGRLLLYSNNMQNVPVWSTNVTVQTASTSCRAQLLDSGNLVLFRDNKSKNFMWQSFDYPTDTLLPGMKLGVNWKLGIEWVLTSWKSQDDPGTGEYTYRLYSNQTATPEVLTFYKGLTPHWRADLVDVGRSDPLDVGRSDPLDVVTFVSNQDEMYYFLKNDSTSTRVVLKDSGLLQHLRWNNADREWKELWSTPKYRCDQYGECGANSKCSPDNINSFECECLPGYEPKSVNDWKMRDGSDGCVSKRLAVSKCRNGEGFMKVARVKDPDTTKAARLKKGISIKECEQMCLSNCSCTAYTVIESEGRSDCLTWYGELLDILVYTQLGRDLHVRVDKIELAENSRNSKGFLRSRGMLAILMLSVVLALVLMVALTCWRIRKQRKTKVEIEETRRHPELQFFHLRTIIAATNNFSPVQKLGQGGFGTVYKGVLRNNQNIAVKRLSRATGQGVEEFKNEVALIARLQHRNLVKLLGCCIKGEERMLVLEYLPNKSLDYFLFDHTKKSLLDWQKRFEIINGVARGVLYLHQDSRLRIIHRDLKTSNVLLDAEMNPKISDFGMARIFHGDQLQDTTNRVVGTYGYMSPEYVVFGRYSTKSDVFSFGVILLEIASGKKNSSCYQEDHFVNLIGHVWQLWSEDRALEIVDSSLESYALDEAMRCIQVGLLCVEEESKNRPSMSAVVFMLSGEASAPSPQQPAFALRKNSCGDAVVPSVSEGSCSINDVTITKFEGR
- the LOC103412873 gene encoding G-type lectin S-receptor-like serine/threonine-protein kinase At1g11410 isoform X3; this encodes MYTEKQVRSSPMACGQNPMVLSYMRVGFFGSPMAWASDRLILYCPLRCCNCAKGLIHASAKKMLLKALLVFSLIFPFCTSIDTIEMDQNVKDGDLLVSKENIFALGFFSPRNSSSRYVGIWYAQKDEKDQKAVVWVANRNDPINDTSGVLTIDRYGRLLLYSNNMQNVPVWSTNVTVQTASTSCRAQLLDSGNLVLFRDNKSKNFMWQSFDYPTDTLLPGMKLGVNWKLGIEWVLTSWKSQDDPGTGEYTYRLYSNQTATPEVLTFYKGLTPHWRADLVDVGRSDPLDVGRSDPLDVVTFVSNQDEMYYFLKNDSTSTRVVLKDSGLLQHLRWNNADREWKELWSTPKYRCDQYGECGANSKCSPDNINSFECECLPGYEPKSVNDWKMRDGSDGCVSKRLAVSKCRNGEGFMKVARVKDPDTTKAARLKKGISIKECEQMCLSNCSCTAYTVIESEGRSDCLTWYGELLDILVYTQLGRDLHVRVDKIELENSRNSKGFLRSRGMLAILMLSVVLALVLMVALTCWRIRKQRKTKAVEIEETRRHPELQFFHLRTIIAATNNFSPVQKLGQGGFGTVYKGVLRNNQNIAVKRLSRATGQGVEEFKNEVALIARLQHRNLVKLLGCCIKGEERMLVLEYLPNKSLDYFLFDHTKKSLLDWQKRFEIINGVARGVLYLHQDSRLRIIHRDLKTSNVLLDAEMNPKISDFGMARIFHGDQLQDTTNRVVGTYGYMSPEYVVFGRYSTKSDVFSFGVILLEIASGKKNSSCYQEDHFVNLIGHVWQLWSEDRALEIVDSSLESYALDEAMRCIQVGLLCVEEESKNRPSMSAVVFMLSGEASAPSPQQPAFALRKNSCGDAVVPSVSEGSCSINDVTITKFEGR